GGTTTTGGACCTCGGAATCACCGTTCAGAACGCGATTGTTTACCTGATGCTCTAGATCCCGCAATTGCAGAAGCAGGCACTCGCGAAGATCACGAGCAGCGACTCCGACCGGATCCATTTGGCGTATAAGGTCGATTCCCTCGCGCAGATCTTCAATCGTGAAAGGAGCTTCAACCGGTTTCGCGCGCTCGACGCGGCTTACCGACGCCGGATTTGGTGCGACCGAAGGTTTGAGAGCCGGCGATGCAGCCGTCGCCATTGGCTTGGCGCCGACGTAGCTCCCAACCAGAACTTCCGCGGCTTCTTCAACGAAGGGATCGTCGTCCTCAGTATCAAGCGCAGCAGGAGCGGCAGAGCCTGTTCCGTTGACCGTCGGTGCCGGCGGAGCAATCTCGGATCCGGACGTCTCAAGTTCAATGCTTTCGCCGCGGGAAGCAGCCATCAGCTCTTCATCGGAGGCGACAAGATAACCGTCATCGTTCAAGTTGCCAATGACGAGTTCGGCCGCAGCGCGAACTTCCGGACTCACACTCATTGCTCCGAGCTGCCACATCAGGTGATCGGTCAAATTGCCTGGCTTGGAGAGAAAATTCTCAAACGAAGGACGATCGGAGCTTTCAAAGTCCTGTGGACTGCGGAATCCAGGATCGAGGTAGTCCTTGAAGTAAGTGCCGAAATCGATCTCATCGAACGGATCTTTTTTCTCACCAGCCTGCTCTCCCGCCGTAAGCGGTGGCTGTTCAGGAGCTTCCGCGCGCTCGCGATCAGCTTCGCGGCCTGCAACTTGATCGATTAGCGGAATATTGGATTCGAGTTCCTCCAGAACAGGATTCTCGACGATCTCTGCATTGATCATCTCCTTGAGCTCGAGTTTGTTCAGCGCAAGGACGCTGACCATCTGCACGAGCCCCGGTGTGAGGATCTGCTTCTGAGAGACCTTGAGATTAAGTTTGTTCTGAAGTAGGACCATTAGCCTTGAACGAGTGCTCCCGATCTGAATCTACGTGCTCTGCCCATTCGCTCTAATCACTGTTGTCCTGAGCCGAGGGCTCAGGATGACGGTTTTTAGGACTTGCAACAAAGTCGATACACCTCACACCAAAGAGAAGCTCTCTCCCAGATAAATTCTCTTTACCTCAGGATCATTGCCTAACTGTTCCGGCGTCCCCGAGCGGAAGATCTTGCCTTGATTGATGATGTAAGCGCGATCGGTCACCGACAGCGTCTCTCGTACGTTGTGGTCCGTGATCAGCACTCCAATTCCACTGGCCTTTAGATCAAAAATGATCTTCTGCAGGTCCAGCACGGCGATCGGATCAATTCCGGAAAACGGCTCGTCCAGCAGAATGAACGTCGGGCGAATGCAGAGGCATCTCGCGATTTCCACTCGCCGTCTTTCGCCGCCTGACAGCGCATACCCCCGCGTCTTCCGGATATGTCCGAGTCCGAGCTGTTCGATCAGGGTCTCCATGCGGCTGCGCCGGTTCTCCCAGGAGAGCGGCTGGGCCTCAAGGATGGCCATAATGTTTTCCTCGACCGTCAGCTTGCGGAAGACCGAGGGCTCCTGCGGAAGGTAGCTAATGCCGTAGTTGCGTGCCCGCAAGTACATTGGGACATCAGTGATGTCCGCCCCATCGATCGCAATTCGGCCCGTATCCGGCGCCACCAGCCCGACGATCATGTAGAAGCTTGTTGTCTTGCCAGCCCCATTCGGGCCTAACAAGCCCACTACCTCACCCTGATTTATGTGGAGAGTGACCCCGTTCACTACCCTCCGACCTCTGTAGGCTTTGCCTATCTGGTCGGTCGAGAGGGTTTGTTGCATCATTTCTTGAACCGAGTCTGAGTTATGGACGTTGAATTGCTACTATCCACGAGAACTCTACCATCGCGGTTAAAGAAGGTCAACGAAACTCCCGTAACTTGACCGTGTTCGGCATCAAAAATGCTAGGCGGAACGCCGGGCGATCCGGTTAGCACGAATTTCCCTTCATCGGCGGTATATATAAGGTGTGCGCCTAGAGCCTTTCGACCGGGTTGCTCGAGATGGATATCGCCCTCCGCATCAATCGTTTGCACTTCGCTTGGGGCACCTTGATCCGACGCTTTAGGAGTTCGCGCTTTCGCGTCTTCGGCTCCGGTCCGCGGCTTCAACGTGATGACGGCTTTGTTCGCGCGAAGCGTCGAATCGGCGCTGCGGACGAGAATGGAACCCTCGAAAATTGCTTTTCTTTGCGCGTCTTCATAATGCAGATGGTCCGCTTTCACCTCGACCGGAACGTCTTTCCCATTCTTGTCTGGCTGTACAAAAACTGTGGAAACCGGCTCACTGCTCTGGGTCCGGGCATCCAATGTTCGCCCATTTCGATTGAACTCCAAAACGGGAGCCTGGACGATGTTTCCACCCTGCCAGAGACGCGCGCGCCCTGAATATCGAGCGGAACCGGTGGAGTTCCTGGCAACCATCTGCTCGGCTGTCGCGTGAACCGCCTGGGAGGCGGAGAGCATCCCTCCTGACTCCGGTGTTTTTTGCTCGGCATATGTTGTTTTTACGTCTCCACTGGCCGAGGTTTCGCCGGTCGTACGATTCAGAATCAAACTGTTGCTGGTAAGTGCAGAGCCCGTGGACTCGTCCTTGTAACGGACATTGCCTTTGAGGCTCATAGAATCGGCAGCCTGGCTGTAGGTAGCTTGATCGGCCGTAGCGATTCTCTTGCCCTCCTGAATTTGCACGTTGCCGGTTTGAATCACATCTTCGAGGGTCTGAGTTTTGCCCTTGGTGAATGTCGCCAACATGTCCTGGCTCTGGCTAATTCGGTCGGGTTGGCCAGGCGTGCTGGAAATGATTTTTACCGGCGAGCTCCCGGCAAGGGTGGAAATGCGATTGTCGTCAGAGAATTTAACCTCAAGACGGCTGGCCGTGATCGTTGTCTTCCCGCTCTGGGGCTGAGAGCCAGTTTGGCCCGATTTCTGCACGGTAGGTAGCGCGATTTGGGCAGTTCCCACGCTGGTCGCTGTCTGCAGCCGGGTCCCATTGAGGATAACGAGATCAAGCCCATCACCGCGAAACTGTGTTCCCCGAGGCGCGAGTGCTTCTTGTTGCGCGACCGTGGTCGTGTTTGGCTGCTTGTCCACGAGCGACATATTTTTTCGCATTTCCGATTCTTGTTTGCCATTCTGGGATGCGGGAACCTGAACGAGATCGACGTTATCTCTGAGTTCCGCCGATTTAACCTGATTATCTGATCCGAAGCTAAGTATTATCCGTCCGGCATTTCCTCGCGATGCCGTCGAACCACTCGTTTCCCATGTGACGCCTCCGAAGAGATGTCCGCTGCTTGCCTGATTCTGCGGACCAAACGTGAAACTCGCTTGAGCGGTATGAAGCTGAGCCCGCCGCAATCCGCGAACGAGCGCATCGACTCCGCCGCCGGCATCAGCGCGCTCAACTGTCTTGTCGTCGCGCAGGTGCAACACAACATTCTGTGCCTGGAGTTTGCGAATAGCCGACTCGGCCCGAAGATCTTTTAGCCTCAATTCCTGTGATTCCTGAGCATAGAGAGCGCTGCCGGCTTGCAGCTTCGTTGGCTTTGGCCCATTAGTGAGGAGGTGGATGTCGGAGTGAAGCTGAAAAATGTTCTGCTTCGAATCATAAGTAGCGCCCAGCGCCGACCCAGTTCCTTGTGGCAAGGAGAAGTTTATTTTCTGAGTCGTCTTCGCAATGCCGCTGTTCTTGTTGAATGTCAGTCCGCTGGTTTCGAGGTGAAGGGGACTTCCGACCTTTTTGGGACTGGAGCCTGGAGCTGAGGTCGCCGGCTGCACTGCCTGAAGTTCAATCGAGACCCTTCCCTTGGCGGTGATGTCTCCGCTTTGCGCGTCATATTCAAAGTCGTCGCCCGAGATCTCATCCAGACGGTCCGATTGGCGCCCATATGACAGGATTTTGACCTTGTGTAATTCGGCTCTTCCGCCTTGCTTGTATCGAATCGCGTTAGCCGCACTCACGGAAAAGATCGTGTGCCCGCCAGCAGCCTGCGAATAAGTGAAACCCTCGGTGTTCTGCTGAATGTTCACCCCTAATTTTGTCGGGAGGTCATGGATTGCCCTCTGTACGCGATACCGCGCATAGATGTAGAAGCCGGCGACCACTGCGACCATGAGCAGCGCCGAGAATCCTAACCAAAATCGCAGACGGGTGAAAATTGAGGGCACCAGATGAGGTTACAGGTTACAGAGAACAGGGTACAGCGCGCGGAATGAGAGAGTCTCTAATTGAGGTACTATTCGTTTGTTCTTTGCTGTTCGGAGAATCGATGCGAGGCGCAAGCATGACTCAGTCAGATGTCCGCGAATACAAAGCTCAGGCAGGTTCAACCGGGATTTTTGGGCGAGTAATCGGTAGTGCACGGCATCATCATTTCGTTGTAGACGGACCGGTGCAGAATGGCTGCCCCGGCGAGGCAATTACTCCCGCAGAACTATTCCTTTCCGGTGTAGCTGCTTGCGGCGTCGAGTTGGTGCAAGTGCTCGCGAAGTCGGAGGCTATCCCAGTGAAGGGAATTGCCGTTGATATCCGGGGCACTATTGATCGCTCTCGCCCGCCACGCAAGGACGTCTCGCTCTTCAACTCGGTGAAACTGAGTTTCCGAATGAAAGGTATAAGCGAGCAGCAAGGCCGGCGTTTGGTCGATCTGTTCAAGGGCAGATGACCGCTCTATGGCACGGTCGCAGTTGCGACCGAAGACGTCCAAGTCAACCTCATTGTCGAAGCTTAACGGCCAACAATGCTTTTCGGGAAGACGCGTATGTGCCGCTGGTGATTTATCCTTCCCCGCATGTTCAAAGGATCTACTGCCTTCCTGATCTCTATGTTCGCAATCTGCAGCGCTATTGCGCAGAATGCGCCTCAAGCCGCTCGGGAGTGGACCGCCGCTCATCGTCAGCAGATTCAGGATCAATTTACCAACCTGTTGGCCATTCCAAACATTGCCAGTGATACTGCGAATATTCGCCGCAACGCTGAGACTCTTGTCGGAATGCTTAAGGAGCGCGATGTCGACGCGCGGCTTTTATCCATCCCGGACGCTCCTCCGGTTGTGTACGGAGAGATTCATGTCCCTAAGGCGCAGCACATGATCGTCTTCTATGCGCACTATGATGGCCAGCCAGTGACGCCGGCCGACTGGGTGGGCGGAAATCCATTCAAACCTGCATTCCGCCTCGAGAATGGCGAGACCCGCATTTACGCGCGATCTGCCTCCGACGATAAAGCCGCGATCCTCGCGCAATTGACGGCCATTGATGCCCTTCACGCAGCTCACATTCCGCTAAAGTCGAGCATTCGCTTCGTGTGGGAAGGGGAAGAGGAGGCCGGATCACCTCATCTCGAGCAAATTCTCGACGCGAATCGCAATCTGATCGCTGGAGACGTGTGGCTGGTCTGTGATGGTCCTGTCGATCAGAGTGGCGCGCAGTCTGTGGTCTTTGGAGCGCGTGGGGATACGCATCTCGAAATTACTGTGTATGGCCCGCGGCGCGAATTGCATAGTGGACATTACGGCAATTGGGCTCCGAACCCCGCAATGATGCTCGCGCAACTGCTCGCGGGCATGAAAGATGACGGTGGTCGAGTTCTGATTCCTCACTTCTACGACGGGATTACTGCGCTAAGCCCGCTCGAACAGGACGCGATCGCAAGGGCGCCAAAGAATGACGAGAAGCTAAAGCAGGAACTCTGGCTAGGTCACGTGGATGGCGGAGGCAAGCCCCTGCTCGAAGTGCTGAACTATCCCACGCTGAACATCAACGGAATTTCTTCTGGACGCACCGGTCCGCGGGCCAACAACATCATTCCCGCTACGGCTACTGTCGATCTGGATCTGCGTCTGGTAGTGGGAATCGATTGGCACGAACAGCAGGATCGCGTGATTGATTACATCCGGTCGCAGGGATACTACGTCACCGATCGCGAACCCGACGCGCAGACTTTGATGACGCATCGTAGAGTGGCATTCGTAAAACGTGACTCCGGCTACAACGCCGTGCGCACACCCATGGATTTACCGATTGCTAAAGAAGTGATCAAGGCGGTCGAAACCGCCGACCAACCGGTTGTCCTCTGGCCAACGATGGGAGGCAGCGTCCCCTTAGGAGCAATCGAACGCGCAGCCTCGACGCACACAATTACCGTCCCCATCGCAAACTACGATAACAATCAGCACAGCGCGAACGAGAATATCCGCCTGCAGAACTTATGGGACGGAATCGAGACAATGGCTGCGTTGATGGCGATGGATTAGCTGGACCTAATTCCAGGAACAACTGTGGCTGCGTCTACTGCGTCACTGTGAGGTTCAACTTTACCGTGTGCTGAATGGATCCAGAGATTCCGGTAATGGTAACGCTGAAGTTCCCGGTCGCCGCAGTCGGAGTGTTGGTTGTACCCCCTGTACCGCCGGTTACGGGGGAGCCCGAAGATCCCGAGAGCGTTGGGGAACTCCCACCGCCTCCGCAACCGAGGAACAATGTAAAGAGAAGCAGCAGCAATCCTAGTGTCATGTGCTTGTGAAGTCTTCTTACGGGCCTTGGCAGTGCGACAAGCAGCAATCCCACTATGGGAACTACCGTCGCGAGTGAGGCGCTCAGAGGCAGCGCCATGGAGGACGAGGATGCGGCTTTTGCAGTGAAGGTCATCATGGCGAATCCGCCCGCTAAGATCCTCCCGGGATCGAAGCTGCAGGTTACACTCGCCGGAAGCCCGCTGCACGAGAGCGTGATACCGGCCTGGAACGCCGGATTGGGATACGCGTAGATCGTCGCCGTAGTGGATTGCCCAATCTTCACCGTTCCAGTCGAAGCGGAGGCGCTAAGGGCAAAATCTGGCGTATTGATCGGAAATGTAATTGGCTGAGCAGGACCTCCCCCAGGAGCTCCGTTGAAGACCGACATCTGCAATGTCGTGCCTGCCGTAATCAGGTTGGAAGCGGGTACTTCGAGTATCAAGTCGGTTGAACTGAAGACAAACGTCGGCACCGGCGCTCCATTTACCAGTCCAATTGCTGTGTAATTGAACTGTTTGCCGGTCAGCTCCACATAAATGTCGGAAATATCCGTGACCCAGGATTTTGGAGACACTGCGGTTATGCTTGGCACAAGGTTCGTCAGCAGCGTCGATTTCCAGGTTACAGCCGAGTTCGACGTCAGACTCGGGGACTTGAAGCTGAGCTGCTGCGCGACTTTCGCCGTGGCCTGCACTCCAACGCCGGCTGTGGCTCCGTTATCGCTCGCTGTGCAGCTTCCTCCGAATGCCGTTTGGGCATAGTTGAACAGCAGATCGGTGGTGTTCTCAAAAAACAGTACTTCGAACGACACAGTTTCGGTTCCGTCCGTTTTGCAGCCGGCATGGGCCATGTTGCGCCATTCAATCACCAGTTCCCGATTCGGAGCCGTTCCATTCACCGTCCAAAAAACGTTTCCCGTGGCGGTTGGGACGAGGTTGTCCCAATATGGAGCAATCAGAGTGTTTGCATAAGCATAAGGCAAAGCTAATGGAGCTGAAGGAGCATAGCTGTCGAGGCTGAGCCAACCATTGTCGCTGACTAACACGCCCTCGTAAGCTCCCCCGGCAAAAGAAATCGGAAACGGTGACTGCACAAATGCAAGGCTCTCGTCGGTCAGCTTCAAACTCGTTCCAGTGAAGGAGCGGTATTGAAACGGTGTTGACGCGAAGGCGTATGGATCCGCGGCCACCTGGATTTGCTGGCCGCCGGGAAATGCCACGGTGTACACGCCAGCCTGGTTGGGCGTGAACTGGCCGGAAAAGATACCATCGCCAGGGTCCTGGTCAGGCGCAGTGCCATCATCATGCAAGCTAACCTGCTGGCCTGTCGGAGTCACGGCTAATGCCACTGGGCCGGCCGGTGATGCGCAACTGATGTTTAACAGTGCGATGTCGACCGGCTGTCCTGAACTGGCAAGAACGTTGGCCGATTGCGGTTTTAAGGGAGCGCTCACGGTGCGGCCCTGACAAGTAAGAGAATTCAGCGCGTTCAACCTGCTCTGGGTGACGCTCGCCGCCACCGTCGACAGCTTGTCACCGCCGGCAAGGATCAGATTGCGGATCGCCTTCCAGTCCCGAGTTGGGTCTTGGGCTTTCAGCAACGCGGCAACTCCGGTCACATGCGGCGTTGCCATGGAAGTGCCGCTGAAGACGCTGTAAGTATTGTCGGGCGTCGTGCTCAGAATCTCATCGCCGGGAGCAGAAATCGATACAGAATGTGCCCCAAAGCTGGAGTAATAGCTTTGAGTGTCGGTAAAGTCGTTGGCCGCAACCGCGATGATATTGTCGAGGGCAAAGGTGGCGGGATACAACGGATATATTCCGTCGTTGTCGCTGTTGGAATTTCCGGCCGCGGCGATCACGAGGATTCCGCGCTTGCGGACTCCGTCAATGGCGTCGTAGAGCGCCTGAGAATATCCGTATCCTCCCCAACTATTACTGGTGGCGATAATATTCACGCCACGATCCCTCATCATGGCCATGTAGTTGAAACATCCGATCGCGCCCGCATCGGTACCGCCATTCAACCCCAGGAACTTGCAGGTGAGAATTTTTGCCTTCCAATTCACCCCTGCGACGCCACGTCCGTTGTTGCCGGCTGCACCTAGAATGCCGGCAACGTGTGTACCGTGATGCACGATGTCGGTAAGGTCGCTGTTATTATCGAGAGTGTTGATCCCGTTGCAGTCGTCAACGTAGCCATTGCCGTCATCGTCGATTCCGTTGTTGTTGCAATCGGCTTCGTTTCGATACACATTGGCGCTGAGGTCCTCGTGGTTGATATCCAGTCCGGTATCGATGAGGCCGATAACAAGGTCACTGCTCCCGGTCGTAATGCTCCATGCTTCGAGCGCGTGAATATCCGCACCCGGCTTTCCCGATGTGGGACCTTGAAAAAATGGGTAAGGAAACAAAATCGGCTGCCCGGTATTGTGCATGTTCCACAGGTCGTGAAAATACGGGTCATTCGGCGGACCATCGAGCGCCTTGCGGATGTAGTTCGGCTCGGCATACA
This genomic window from Acidobacteriota bacterium contains:
- the rpoN gene encoding RNA polymerase sigma-54 factor, producing MVLLQNKLNLKVSQKQILTPGLVQMVSVLALNKLELKEMINAEIVENPVLEELESNIPLIDQVAGREADRERAEAPEQPPLTAGEQAGEKKDPFDEIDFGTYFKDYLDPGFRSPQDFESSDRPSFENFLSKPGNLTDHLMWQLGAMSVSPEVRAAAELVIGNLNDDGYLVASDEELMAASRGESIELETSGSEIAPPAPTVNGTGSAAPAALDTEDDDPFVEEAAEVLVGSYVGAKPMATAASPALKPSVAPNPASVSRVERAKPVEAPFTIEDLREGIDLIRQMDPVGVAARDLRECLLLQLRDLEHQVNNRVLNGDSEVQNQHLAQIQTTTAIVETQLRNVQNRQYKDIARAIQRPLESVMDALNFIKTLDPKPGQRYNQVEPRLIEPDVAFVKQGDEYFVLMNEDDVPVLRLNPGYKKLLNRDAAEKDVRNYVKERYKSAIQLMKNIEQRKQTILKTCYAIIGRQREFLDLGIDQLKPMMIKEVAEEIGVHPSTVSRAVANKYVHTPQGVYELRYFFSESVNGPEGGGTSLMILKRRVKKLIEEEDSRRPLTDEQITRILQSQGINVTRRTVAKYREDMKIPSTHQRRVKD
- a CDS encoding peptidase M20 is translated as MFAICSAIAQNAPQAAREWTAAHRQQIQDQFTNLLAIPNIASDTANIRRNAETLVGMLKERDVDARLLSIPDAPPVVYGEIHVPKAQHMIVFYAHYDGQPVTPADWVGGNPFKPAFRLENGETRIYARSASDDKAAILAQLTAIDALHAAHIPLKSSIRFVWEGEEEAGSPHLEQILDANRNLIAGDVWLVCDGPVDQSGAQSVVFGARGDTHLEITVYGPRRELHSGHYGNWAPNPAMMLAQLLAGMKDDGGRVLIPHFYDGITALSPLEQDAIARAPKNDEKLKQELWLGHVDGGGKPLLEVLNYPTLNINGISSGRTGPRANNIIPATATVDLDLRLVVGIDWHEQQDRVIDYIRSQGYYVTDREPDAQTLMTHRRVAFVKRDSGYNAVRTPMDLPIAKEVIKAVETADQPVVLWPTMGGSVPLGAIERAASTHTITVPIANYDNNQHSANENIRLQNLWDGIETMAALMAMD
- the lptB gene encoding LPS export ABC transporter ATP-binding protein is translated as MQQTLSTDQIGKAYRGRRVVNGVTLHINQGEVVGLLGPNGAGKTTSFYMIVGLVAPDTGRIAIDGADITDVPMYLRARNYGISYLPQEPSVFRKLTVEENIMAILEAQPLSWENRRSRMETLIEQLGLGHIRKTRGYALSGGERRRVEIARCLCIRPTFILLDEPFSGIDPIAVLDLQKIIFDLKASGIGVLITDHNVRETLSVTDRAYIINQGKIFRSGTPEQLGNDPEVKRIYLGESFSLV